Genomic DNA from Candidatus Cloacimonadota bacterium:
ATATCTCTGTTTTGCTTGATCTATCATTTGGAGCTTAGCATAGATATCTCCTATGCGAAGCTGGATATCCGACTTCCAATTATCTGAAGGTATTCGATCAATGGCCTCATTGAATTGATCAATGTAATACTGATAATCATTTATACTACAAAAATCTGCTTCTTTAGATGCTAATTCATCTGACAGCACGGAATACAATTCATATCCTGAGCAATTATCATACCATGTAGGATTTGATATGTCGTTACCCTGAATACATACTCCATCAAATGAATATATCAAATGTAGGGCAGATTCATTAAAGTGCAAAGTAAGAGTATCCTCGTCAATACGTATTTCGTGATGGGTCTCATCAAATCTTGCTATCTGCTTACACTCATTTAGATCAAAGAGAAAAGTTGCATTGCTATGCTCTTCATAGTCACTTCCTGCCGTAGAGCAAGCAGCATACTTCCCAGAAGGAGAAATGGTATTACTAAGAAGATTTGCCTTAAATCGCTTTTTGAAGATGGTTTCACCCTGTAGGTTCAGTACATAGAATACTCCAGCGAGGGCTGTAGTATCTAGCCAGTCGTTAAATATTACTACCCCATTATCTCCCACTTTTGCGTCGTGGGGTCGTTCGAACTTTTTCTTATAGAGAATGCTATCATTATGCTGCAGAATCACATGGCCATTGATTCTTCGTTTGTTCTCAATGTGTGAAGTGCTGCAAGCAACAGAATAGATACCATTATGAGATCTGATAGACAATCCGAAAAACCTCAATGAATCAATCGTGAGCCAGTTGTCATATCCGCTAGTATCATCGCTGTTTGGAACTTTGATTTTACTCACAAGATCATCCATGCTGATATTAATCATGGCTTCTGTCTTTGGGGAAGCGCTTTTGGTTGGCTTTAATTTGGCAGCAATAATCACAACGCAAGCAACTACAAATAAAATAATAAGCACTACAGCCATATCTCTATCCTCAAATCATAACTCATAACTCTCAACTCTCAACTCCGATTATACCTTCTAATGCACAGATCCAATATCCCGATCATCACGATATCCGGATCCCCTTCGCTATAGATCATGGGCTCGTAATGGGAATTGAGAGGCACGAGCATGGTGACTTTGCGCTTGTAATCCTCCACCAGCTTCTTCAGCGTGATGCCATCCTCGCAGCGGAAAGCCATGATCTTGCCGCATACATCCACCTCACGCCAATCACGCGAACATACCACCAGATCTCCGGGCAAGACAAAGGGCGACATACTATCCCCCGACACCCGGAAAACCATATAAGGCGGCGCAAACGAAAGCAAACCCCGCGGCAAATCCACCACCTTCCACGGCTCCTCATAAATCTCCTCCGCAGGCTCGCCCGCCGCAATC
This window encodes:
- a CDS encoding XRE family transcriptional regulator, which translates into the protein MSIGKRIKEIRSKRNINQVSLSRLVGATQAAISRYENDQQYPGGEFLQKLSEALSVNLNWLLTGSGSMFQELQEVDASFLGDTISVPIVGEIAAGEPAEEIYEEPWKVVDLPRGLLSFAPPYMVFRVSGDSMSPFVLPGDLVVCSRDWREVDVCGKIMAFRCEDGITLKKLVEDYKRKVTMLVPLNSHYEPMIYSEGDPDIVMIGILDLCIRRYNRS